From one Amycolatopsis sp. FDAARGOS 1241 genomic stretch:
- a CDS encoding RHS repeat-associated core domain-containing protein, which produces MTNPLIAPTVDSTKAYSGISLLETANDLSSAIESGDWASVAMGAVGTALDALSVAMDPFGAILAAGVSWLMEHVGPLKDALNGLTGNADQIKAQSETWANVAKELGSVADDLNSAVSSDLQAWSGDASDAYRQRAQDLGTTLQAAQKGCEGASSGVKTAGEVVAAVRTLVRDIISELVGHLISWALQVVFTLGVGLAWVVPQVVSAVAKTASQITSIVTKLVKALKALIPLLKKAGTLFEDAGKALKGLKGGKVSSAGKGGDVGGMPKDPPKPVGGGGGTPKGGGDGAPPPAKSGGDDSTHSSSAGGGGSHGGGGTPPPPAKSGGDDATHVSGTGGGDTPPPPKSDPPPPPKTDPDPAPSSADAPPPGGTPKGTPGTPPPSPKPGNPRDTAVSKDNLVCKSDPVDVVRGTVVLEQVDLRLPDPLVLERLHLSSYRAGRWFGPTWTSTVDQRLELDARNATFYSADGTILVYPLPAPGSPVQPAEGPRRPLAVADDGTYTVTDPLRGTELRFGRLSGRGGDVLPVAELTGRGGERVVVEYDPLGAPKLLKHSTGYLVELDTDAGRITALRVLDETRNLTVLARSFGYDELGRLTRVINSSGLAETYDYDAEGRITGWQDRNGVWYRYVYDAEGRCVRTVGDRGFYDGQFDYDRERRITTYTDSVGHRTQFHLNEADQVVREVGPLGETTVSTWDRYDRLLSRTDGLGRTTEFEYTGEGLLTAVVRPDGSRAEVESGADGSLTLTVTSGDRTYRRVFPTGEAPDLFAVRATAGTEFQQDRQWTAEVAPAPAQDPVERDLFGRPRVVTDASGGRTRLGWTVEGRRASRIGPTGRQEEWRYDAEGNVVEHAGVRYEYGPFDLTVAKIEPTGARTSYEYDTELRLTRVTNPAGLSWSYTYDAAGRTVSETDFDGRVLRFEYDDAGQLVKSVDGLGAATTYVYDALGNVVERRTPAGVTTYVYDPVGFLVRATEGDSVVEIERDESGRVVRESIDGRAVTYAYDEARVQRLTPSGVDSAWTYAPDGTPATLSVAGQLVTFRHDEAGREVERTTGTGTTLAQTFDGEHQLTRQVVTARDTARVIQQRGYQYAADGRVVGIDDALSGPVRFRLDQAGRVTDVAAPSGTESYRYDAAGNIVTAQLPAAEIGPRRYTGNTLAAAGAVRYSYDAQGRLTARHENGRTSTYRWGPLDRLTGVRTPDGTEWRYRYDPLGRRVAKQRLAPDGSVAEEVTFAWSGQLLVEQVHRDAQGRQLVLTWDHYPDSTRPVTQTEHLGTGVRFFSFVTDQIGTPVDMIDAHGVVAWHGTTSLWGRVKPSRPGTVSTPLRFPGQYADDETGFHYNVFRYYDPGTGRYLSQDPLGLSPAPNPIAYVPNPLSEADPLGLGCSQSKPDDTDTPPPTPAPPPPPRTNAGSDATHVQNSNPTPNPASAPPPPPPPPPPPNIGSKLPGSGDAAPPPPPPPPPPPTRGLGGDTKPSGSGDSAPPPPPPPPPPPAKGGSNVPGGNDGAPPPPPPPPPPARPHAGSGDSAPPPPPPPPPPAKGGSNVPGGNDGAPPPPPPPPPGRPHGGGDGAPPPPPPPPPPGHAHSGGDGPSTSGDHHTDTTPNDHHGNDTTTHHGDDTPSHDHGDTTGNNHDGHDNTSHDGTGHDSTGHHDAEGGQSHSGGNQGGHTGTPYKPPGQDHPGHNRPDKDDRPFEDKYESYKNELGINGPQKTLNIPDDPRITLNTKIEDLPPGVAHGFGPEDGGKTVGEFMGYKPEQLADVNPDTGKPFGDSTGHDILGLQGGGGYNHHSGTINIKAGEGDKTLYHEMGHIKQDQLGYNQGNTQKSVIEYHNVLHHENNFDLNKPPRTDYTLGDVVGKANKNRTWDQMLDHVNNLPDDHPKKTQTQNALDDIENVLNNDPRYANNANKIKTNLASEYFWDTKQGKY; this is translated from the coding sequence CGCTCAACGGGTTGACGGGGAATGCGGATCAGATCAAGGCGCAGTCGGAGACGTGGGCGAATGTCGCCAAGGAGCTGGGCAGCGTTGCGGATGATCTGAACAGCGCGGTGAGTTCGGATCTGCAGGCCTGGTCGGGGGATGCGTCGGATGCGTATCGGCAGCGGGCGCAGGATCTGGGCACGACGTTGCAGGCGGCGCAGAAGGGCTGTGAGGGCGCGTCGTCCGGGGTGAAGACCGCGGGTGAGGTCGTGGCGGCGGTGCGGACGCTGGTGCGCGACATCATTTCGGAGCTGGTCGGGCATTTGATCAGTTGGGCGTTGCAGGTGGTGTTCACCCTCGGTGTCGGGTTGGCGTGGGTGGTGCCTCAGGTGGTCAGCGCGGTCGCCAAGACCGCTTCGCAGATCACCTCGATCGTGACGAAGCTGGTGAAGGCGCTCAAGGCGCTGATCCCGTTGTTGAAGAAGGCCGGGACGCTGTTCGAGGACGCCGGTAAGGCGTTGAAGGGCCTCAAGGGTGGCAAGGTCTCGTCGGCGGGCAAGGGTGGCGACGTCGGCGGCATGCCGAAGGACCCGCCCAAGCCCGTCGGTGGTGGTGGGGGCACCCCGAAGGGCGGGGGCGACGGTGCGCCACCACCGGCCAAGTCGGGGGGTGATGACTCCACGCACTCCTCCAGCGCCGGTGGCGGGGGCAGCCACGGCGGTGGCGGCACCCCGCCCCCGCCCGCCAAATCGGGCGGCGACGATGCCACCCACGTCTCCGGCACAGGAGGCGGCGACACCCCGCCGCCTCCGAAGAGCGATCCGCCCCCACCGCCCAAGACCGATCCGGACCCGGCTCCTTCGTCGGCCGATGCACCTCCACCCGGCGGTACGCCCAAGGGCACGCCGGGCACTCCGCCGCCGTCGCCCAAGCCGGGCAACCCGCGTGACACCGCGGTGAGCAAGGACAACCTGGTCTGCAAATCCGACCCGGTCGACGTGGTGCGCGGCACTGTCGTGCTGGAGCAGGTCGACCTGCGCCTGCCGGACCCACTCGTGCTGGAGCGGCTGCACCTCTCGTCGTACCGGGCGGGCCGGTGGTTCGGTCCCACGTGGACGTCCACCGTGGACCAGCGCCTCGAACTGGATGCGCGCAACGCCACCTTCTACTCGGCCGACGGCACCATCCTCGTCTACCCGCTCCCCGCACCTGGCTCACCGGTGCAGCCCGCGGAAGGACCTCGCCGGCCCCTGGCGGTCGCGGACGACGGCACCTACACGGTCACCGATCCCTTGCGGGGCACCGAACTGCGGTTCGGCCGGCTGTCCGGCCGCGGCGGTGACGTCCTCCCGGTCGCGGAGCTGACCGGGCGCGGCGGAGAACGGGTCGTGGTCGAATACGACCCGCTCGGCGCACCGAAGCTGCTGAAGCACTCCACCGGGTACCTGGTCGAGCTCGACACCGACGCCGGCCGGATCACGGCGTTGCGAGTGCTCGACGAAACGCGAAACCTCACCGTGCTCGCCCGCAGCTTCGGCTACGACGAGCTGGGCCGCCTGACCCGGGTGATCAACTCGTCCGGCTTGGCCGAGACGTACGACTACGACGCCGAGGGCCGGATCACCGGCTGGCAGGACCGCAACGGAGTCTGGTACCGCTACGTCTACGACGCCGAGGGCCGCTGCGTGCGCACCGTCGGCGACCGCGGCTTCTACGACGGCCAGTTCGACTACGACCGTGAGCGCCGGATCACCACGTACACCGACTCTGTCGGGCACCGCACCCAGTTCCACCTCAACGAGGCCGACCAGGTCGTGCGCGAGGTCGGTCCACTCGGTGAGACGACGGTGTCCACTTGGGACCGCTACGACCGCCTGCTCTCCCGCACCGACGGGCTGGGCCGCACCACGGAGTTCGAATACACCGGCGAAGGCCTGCTGACGGCGGTGGTCCGCCCGGACGGCAGCCGCGCCGAAGTCGAGTCCGGGGCCGACGGTTCGCTCACGCTCACCGTCACCAGTGGCGACCGCACCTACCGGCGGGTGTTCCCGACCGGGGAGGCACCCGACCTGTTCGCCGTGCGCGCCACCGCCGGCACGGAGTTCCAGCAGGACCGGCAGTGGACAGCCGAGGTCGCGCCGGCACCGGCTCAAGACCCGGTGGAGCGGGACCTGTTCGGCCGCCCGCGCGTCGTCACGGACGCGTCCGGTGGCCGCACTCGCCTCGGCTGGACGGTCGAGGGGCGGCGCGCCAGCCGGATCGGCCCGACGGGCCGGCAGGAAGAATGGCGCTACGACGCCGAGGGCAACGTCGTCGAGCACGCGGGCGTCCGGTACGAATACGGCCCCTTCGACCTCACCGTGGCGAAGATCGAGCCTACCGGCGCCCGGACCTCGTACGAGTACGACACCGAACTGCGGCTCACCCGCGTGACGAACCCCGCGGGCCTGAGCTGGTCCTACACCTACGACGCCGCCGGGCGCACGGTGTCCGAGACGGACTTCGACGGCCGGGTCCTGCGGTTCGAATACGACGACGCCGGCCAGCTCGTGAAGTCCGTCGACGGGCTGGGCGCGGCCACGACCTACGTCTACGATGCGCTGGGCAACGTGGTCGAACGCCGGACACCGGCCGGGGTGACCACGTACGTCTACGACCCTGTCGGCTTCCTCGTGCGCGCCACCGAAGGCGACAGCGTCGTGGAGATCGAGCGCGACGAGTCCGGCCGTGTCGTGCGGGAATCCATCGACGGCCGTGCGGTCACTTACGCGTACGACGAGGCGCGCGTGCAGCGCCTCACGCCGTCTGGTGTGGACAGTGCGTGGACCTACGCACCCGACGGCACTCCGGCGACCCTGTCCGTCGCCGGGCAGCTGGTGACGTTCCGGCACGACGAAGCCGGCCGGGAAGTCGAGCGCACGACAGGCACCGGCACCACGCTCGCCCAGACCTTCGACGGCGAGCACCAGCTCACCCGGCAGGTTGTGACGGCGCGCGACACCGCCCGCGTGATCCAGCAGCGCGGGTACCAGTACGCCGCCGACGGCCGGGTCGTCGGGATCGACGATGCCCTCTCCGGGCCGGTGCGCTTCCGGCTCGACCAAGCCGGCCGGGTCACCGACGTCGCCGCGCCGAGCGGGACCGAGAGCTACCGCTACGACGCGGCCGGCAACATCGTCACCGCGCAGCTGCCGGCCGCCGAGATCGGGCCGCGGCGGTACACCGGCAACACGCTGGCGGCCGCGGGCGCGGTCCGGTACTCCTACGACGCGCAGGGCCGGCTGACCGCCCGCCACGAGAATGGCCGGACCTCGACCTACCGGTGGGGACCGCTCGACCGCCTCACCGGCGTGCGGACACCCGACGGCACAGAATGGCGCTACCGCTACGACCCGCTCGGCCGGCGCGTTGCCAAGCAGCGCCTGGCACCCGACGGCAGCGTGGCCGAAGAGGTCACCTTCGCCTGGAGCGGTCAGCTGCTCGTGGAGCAGGTGCACCGCGACGCGCAAGGCCGGCAGCTCGTCCTCACGTGGGATCACTACCCCGACAGCACCCGTCCGGTCACGCAGACCGAGCACCTCGGCACCGGGGTGCGGTTCTTCTCGTTCGTCACCGACCAGATCGGGACGCCGGTCGACATGATCGACGCCCACGGGGTCGTGGCCTGGCACGGCACGACGTCGCTGTGGGGCCGCGTGAAACCGAGCCGACCCGGCACCGTGTCGACGCCGCTGCGCTTCCCAGGCCAGTACGCCGACGACGAGACCGGCTTCCACTACAACGTCTTCCGCTACTACGACCCGGGCACAGGCCGCTACCTCAGCCAGGACCCGCTCGGGCTCTCGCCCGCGCCGAACCCGATCGCCTACGTGCCCAACCCCTTGTCCGAGGCCGACCCGCTCGGGCTCGGCTGTTCGCAGAGCAAGCCCGACGACACCGACACCCCTCCTCCGACGCCTGCTCCGCCGCCCCCGCCGCGCACCAACGCCGGCAGCGACGCCACGCACGTCCAGAACTCCAACCCGACACCCAACCCGGCTTCGGCACCGCCTCCTCCTCCGCCACCACCTCCCCCGCCGAACATCGGCTCGAAACTGCCCGGCTCCGGCGACGCGGCTCCCCCGCCGCCACCACCTCCGCCACCGCCGCCCACGCGCGGCCTCGGCGGCGACACGAAGCCGTCCGGAAGCGGCGACAGCGCACCGCCTCCGCCTCCGCCGCCGCCACCGCCCCCGGCGAAGGGCGGCTCGAACGTGCCCGGAGGAAACGACGGCGCACCACCACCTCCGCCGCCGCCACCGCCCCCGGCGCGCCCGCACGCGGGCAGTGGGGACAGCGCACCACCGCCCCCTCCGCCGCCTCCGCCGCCGGCGAAGGGCGGGTCGAACGTGCCCGGAGGAAACGACGGCGCACCACCGCCTCCTCCACCGCCCCCACCCGGGCGGCCGCACGGTGGTGGAGACGGGGCACCGCCTCCGCCTCCGCCGCCCCCGCCGCCGGGGCACGCGCACAGCGGTGGCGACGGCCCGAGCACTTCGGGCGACCACCACACCGACACGACGCCGAACGACCACCACGGCAACGACACCACCACGCACCACGGTGACGACACGCCGTCCCACGACCACGGAGACACCACCGGCAACAACCACGACGGTCACGACAACACGAGCCACGACGGCACCGGCCACGACAGCACCGGCCACCACGATGCCGAAGGCGGTCAGTCCCACTCGGGCGGCAACCAGGGCGGGCACACCGGCACGCCCTACAAACCCCCGGGCCAGGACCACCCTGGGCACAACCGTCCGGACAAGGACGACCGCCCGTTCGAGGACAAGTACGAGAGCTACAAGAACGAGCTGGGTATCAACGGGCCGCAGAAGACCCTGAACATCCCGGACGACCCCCGCATCACGCTGAACACGAAGATCGAGGATCTGCCTCCTGGTGTCGCGCACGGCTTCGGACCTGAAGACGGCGGCAAGACGGTCGGCGAGTTCATGGGTTACAAGCCGGAACAGCTCGCAGACGTGAACCCCGATACCGGCAAGCCGTTCGGTGACAGCACGGGCCACGACATCCTCGGCTTGCAAGGCGGGGGTGGCTACAACCACCACTCCGGCACCATCAACATCAAGGCCGGGGAAGGCGACAAGACGCTGTACCACGAAATGGGGCACATCAAGCAGGACCAGCTCGGGTACAACCAAGGCAACACCCAGAAGTCCGTCATCGAGTACCACAACGTGCTGCACCACGAAAACAACTTCGACCTGAACAAGCCGCCTCGCACCGACTACACGCTGGGCGACGTCGTTGGCAAGGCGAACAAGAACCGCACCTGGGATCAGATGCTGGACCACGTCAACAACCTCCCCGACGACCACCCGAAGAAGACGCAAACCCAAAACGCGCTCGACGACATCGAGAACGTCCTGAACAACGACCCTCGTTATGCGAACAACGCGAACAAGATCAAGACGAACCTGGCCAGCGAGTACTTCTGGGACACGAAACAAGGGAAGTACTGA